A genomic stretch from Arachis stenosperma cultivar V10309 chromosome 3, arast.V10309.gnm1.PFL2, whole genome shotgun sequence includes:
- the LOC130969950 gene encoding uncharacterized protein LOC130969950 — MGATPFHRSILEVRLPKHFDKPTDMRYDGTQDPLEHLTAFEARMNLEGVGDEVRCRAFPVTLAGPVIRWFNGLLQGSIYEFSDISRAFLAQFTTRIAKAKHSINLLGITQRHGEPTRKYLDRFNDECLEIDGLTDSVASLCLTNGLLNEDFRKHLTTKSVWTMHEIQMVAKEYINDEEVSQVVATNKRHYGYNQPRQQGNGERQKEQAKEGGPSKAPRPFPRIGKFTNYTPLTLPIMEDCFDLRDALEQAIRDGKLSEFSHFIREPRRRHRDQDEEGKTRSTKRRQEPEDKDHGLTVINIVTAKNAVPRSRSAHKKDAKILAVSSAPMRSSKKPPSISFGPEDQWFDEAPENPPMVITTRVGTGLVKRILVDTGADSNIMFRNVFDALGLKDTDLSTHQHGVIGLGDHFIKPDGIISLPISLGQVQGRRSAMAEFVVLRDSTAYNVILGRKTINDIEAIINTKLLVMKFVADVGSIGSIRGDLETAVACDNASLSLRKKSKEASGVFLADLDARVDDKPRPEPEGDLEKFRVGDTEDKFTFVNRNLPQELKEPLVEMIRANGDLFAWTPTDMPGIDPKVMSHHLAVKAEARPVAQRRRKMSRERAEEVARQTASLLEAGFIRELDYSTWLSNVVLVKKHNGK; from the exons ATGGGCGCCACTCCGTTCCATCGGTCCATCCTTGAGGTCCGGTTGCCGAAGCACTTCGAcaaaccaacggacatgaggtacgatgGAACCCAAGACCCTTTGGAACACCTCACGGCTTTTGAGGCTAGAATGAATCTGGAGGGAGTAGGGGACGAGGTGAGGTGCCGGGCCTTCCCGGTCACCCTAGCCGGACCTGTGATCCgatggtttaacggcctccTGCAAGGATCCATCTACGAGTTTTCGGACATCAGTCGTGCCTTCTTGGCCCAATTCACAACACGAATAGCGAAGGCAAAACACTCGATCAACCTGCTCGGGATAACCCAAAGGCACGGGGAGCCGACCAGGAAATACCTGGACCGCTTCAACGATGAATGTTTAGAAATTGACGGCCTAACCGACTCGGTCGCCAGCCTCTGTCTAACAAACGGCCTCCTGAACGAGGACTTTCGAAAACACCTCACCACGAAATCGGTTTGGACGATGCATGAAATCCAAATGGTGGCCAAGGAATACATAAATGACGAGGAAGTCAGCCAGGTCGTGGCTACCAATAAACGACACTACGGCTACAATCAACCGAGGCAACAGGGTAACGGAGAGAGGCAGAAAGAACAAGCCAAAGAGGGAGGGCCGAGCAAGGCACCCAGACCGTTTCCCCGAATCGGGAAGTTCACAAACTACACTCCACTCACTCTCCCCATTATGGAA GATTGCTTCGACTTGAGGGATGCACTAGAGCAAGCCATAAGGGACGGTAAACTCTCGGAATTCTCCCATTTTATAAGGGAGCCGAGGAGGCGACATCGAGACCAGGACGAGGAAGGAAAGACCCGGTCGACAAAGCGACGACAAGAGCCAGAAGACAAAGACCATGGTCTCACTGTGATAAACATAGTGACCGCCAAAAACGCGGTACCAAGGTCGAGATCGGCACACAAGAAAGACGCCAAGATCTTGGCAGTCTCCTCCGCGCCGATGCGAAGCTCGAAGAAGCCCCCATCTATCTCCTTCGGCCCGGAAGATCAGTGGTTCGACGAGGCCCCTGAAAATCCACCCATGGTCATCACGACCAGGGTGGGAACAGGACTCGTAAAACGAATCCTTGTTGACACGGGGGCAGACTCGAACATTATGTTCCGCAACGTGTTCGACGCATTGGGATTAAAGGACACCGACCTATCGACTCATCAGCACGGGGTCATCGGATtaggcgaccacttcatcaagCCAGATGGAATAATATCCCTTCCGATTTCTTTGGGACAGGTCCAAGGCCGAAGATCGGCAATGGCTGAATTCGTGGTTCTCCGAGATTCTACGGCCTACAACGTCATTTTGGGAAGGAAGACGATTAACGATATCGAGGCAATAATCAACACAAAGCTACTAGTCATGAAATTTGTTGCCGACGTCGGATCTATAGGGTCCATAAGGGGAGACCTAGAAACGGCGGTCGCCTGcgacaacgccagcctctccCTAAGGAAGAAATCCAAAGAGGCGTCAGGGGTGTTCCTGGCTGACTTGGACGCCAGGGTTGACGACAAGCCCAGGCCAGAACCGGAGGGGGACTTGGAGAAGTTCAGGGTCGGTGACACGGAGGACAAGTTCACGTTTGTCAATAGAAATCTTCCGCAAGAACTGAAGGAACCCTTGGTAGAAATGATCAGGGCCAATGGGGACTTGTTCGCCTGGACACCgaccgacatgccgggcatagaccccAAAGTCATGTCACATCACCTAGCCGTCAAAGCGGAAGCCCGCCCAGTGGCCCAGAGGAGGAGAAAGATGTCGCGCGAAAGGGCAGAGGAGGTGGCCAGGCAGACGGCCAGCCTCCTTGAAGCAGGCTTCATTCGGGAACTAGACTACTCGACCTGGCTCTCGAATGTAGTACTAGTAAAGAAGCACAATGGTAAATAG